A stretch of Candidatus Nitrosotenuis cloacae DNA encodes these proteins:
- a CDS encoding MraY family glycosyltransferase, with protein MQSEIIAAVVVSCIAFFVVLGLVPVLIRYLARRNWVVKDVNRKGGAMIPRPGGPALIAGIVLSEISLYFLLPGSEIIARQICAILLTTGAAFVIGFVDDRRVMGGWFKPLALAAASAPIMLLGVYEPNLAFPLFDEVKIPALYLGVIIIMISITGNTINSIDVMNGIASGFMVIAASALTVSLLVLQNYPVAIMTLPLVFVSLAFYKFHKFPSRIFPGDSGALTLGAMYGAIAIIGRVEVIAAIALLPAVINSFLFLSSVKRIVEHRQIKNPTTHTEDNKITTTKEKDAPITLVRLLVASKPLTEKEIGFTIFRLAIFSAALAIISALLMEVQIWASP; from the coding sequence TTGCAGTCCGAGATAATAGCGGCAGTTGTAGTTTCATGTATTGCATTTTTCGTGGTTTTGGGACTGGTTCCGGTTCTGATAAGGTATCTTGCAAGACGCAACTGGGTAGTAAAGGACGTGAACCGCAAGGGCGGTGCGATGATACCGCGTCCGGGCGGTCCCGCACTTATTGCCGGGATAGTCCTATCTGAGATCTCGCTTTACTTTCTTCTCCCTGGCAGCGAAATAATCGCAAGGCAGATCTGCGCAATCTTGCTGACCACCGGAGCTGCGTTTGTTATCGGCTTTGTAGACGACAGACGGGTCATGGGCGGCTGGTTCAAGCCGCTCGCACTTGCGGCAGCATCTGCTCCGATAATGCTGCTTGGCGTGTATGAACCGAACCTTGCGTTCCCGCTATTTGATGAGGTAAAGATTCCAGCACTCTACTTGGGAGTGATAATAATCATGATATCTATTACAGGCAACACGATAAACTCAATTGACGTAATGAACGGAATTGCATCCGGCTTTATGGTGATTGCAGCATCTGCACTCACTGTCTCCTTGCTTGTACTGCAGAATTATCCTGTGGCAATAATGACCCTGCCGCTTGTTTTTGTCTCACTCGCATTTTACAAATTCCACAAGTTCCCAAGTAGGATATTTCCAGGAGACTCTGGAGCACTTACGCTTGGAGCAATGTATGGCGCCATCGCAATCATTGGTAGGGTGGAGGTGATTGCAGCAATAGCGCTCTTGCCTGCTGTGATTAACTCATTTCTGTTTCTATCAAGTGTAAAGCGCATAGTGGAACACAGACAGATAAAAAACCCCACAACTCACACTGAGGACAACAAGATAACCACAACAAAGGAAAAGGATGCACCAATCACGCTTGTGAGGCTCCTCGTGGCAAGCAAACCCCTGACGGAAAAAGAGATAGGGTTTACGATATTCCGCCTTGCTATTTTCTCTGCGGCACTCGCAATAATCTCGGCATTACTAATGGAGGTACAAATTTGGGCCAGTCCCTGA
- a CDS encoding DEAD/DEAH box helicase produces MRITDLPIADSARQFLTGQGIENLFPPQKQAVDAGLLDGKNILVSAPTASGKTLIAMLAIMNFLANKEGKVVYLSPLRALASEKFTEFKNLEKVDLGRKVRTAISTGDFDSVDKESESADIVVLTNEKMDSLIRHGVDWIDSIGLVIADEAHLIGDPDRGPTLEIVLTKLKELQSSPQILALSATITNSDEISDWLGCTLVSSEWRPVPLTEGVFDGGTLLWNNGESAEIDSSIRGPAVDLCLDTIRNGGQSLIFAETRTRSASLAAKGADAVSKFLSDSERKDLDEISKRLLDGNEHTELVKTLSSLLKKGVGFHHAGLNQNCREIIENEFRAGKIKLIASTPTLAAGVNLPARRVVISSIARFDVKAGMNKPISVLEYKQLCGRAGRPQYDDFGEAVIVGNSNAADLIDYYINGTPEPITSQLAGDKALRVHILSHIVSHPGIKNEEIFDFFLKTLAGKQTRKNTLKFAIEIAKKFLLNEKLIIQKGERFASTEFGKKVSMLYVDPLTAIYFKRSIEATSESRRHTFGFLHLVTSSEEFFPKFSLRNKDHEILSVLIENHSSELIERISEYDCSRSLLALHSWISESSEVHMSDNLGIESGDMHRMADIADWLLYCLYELAKLLDRSDLLEEIATLRKRVAYGIKEELVELTQIRGIGRVRARKLYSHGIKTIEDLKKIPVDKLAEIDKIGPTLADNIKSQLAKVR; encoded by the coding sequence ATCTCTTCCCGCCACAAAAACAGGCAGTAGATGCAGGGCTTCTTGACGGCAAGAACATACTTGTATCTGCGCCCACTGCCAGCGGAAAGACGCTCATTGCCATGCTTGCGATAATGAACTTTCTGGCAAACAAGGAAGGAAAGGTAGTCTATCTCTCACCGCTTCGCGCACTTGCGTCCGAAAAATTCACCGAGTTTAAAAATCTGGAAAAGGTGGATCTGGGCAGAAAGGTCAGAACGGCAATATCTACTGGAGATTTTGACTCTGTGGACAAAGAGTCGGAAAGCGCCGACATTGTAGTCTTGACAAACGAAAAGATGGACTCGCTAATCCGTCACGGGGTAGACTGGATTGACAGTATTGGTTTAGTCATAGCGGACGAGGCTCACCTAATTGGAGATCCGGACAGGGGCCCGACACTTGAGATAGTTCTGACCAAGTTAAAGGAACTCCAGTCTTCGCCTCAGATACTGGCATTGAGTGCAACCATTACAAACTCTGATGAGATATCAGATTGGCTTGGATGCACACTAGTCTCAAGCGAATGGAGGCCAGTGCCTCTAACTGAGGGTGTCTTTGACGGGGGGACTTTGCTGTGGAACAACGGAGAGTCTGCCGAGATAGACTCCAGCATAAGGGGGCCTGCAGTAGATCTGTGCCTTGACACAATACGCAACGGCGGCCAATCGTTGATTTTTGCGGAAACAAGAACACGCTCTGCATCACTTGCAGCAAAGGGGGCTGACGCAGTATCGAAATTTCTCTCAGATTCGGAAAGAAAAGACCTTGACGAGATATCAAAACGACTGCTTGACGGCAACGAGCACACCGAACTTGTAAAGACGTTATCGTCATTATTGAAAAAAGGAGTAGGATTCCATCACGCAGGACTGAATCAAAACTGCAGAGAGATAATAGAAAACGAGTTCCGGGCAGGCAAGATAAAACTGATCGCCTCGACTCCGACACTTGCAGCCGGCGTGAACTTGCCTGCAAGACGCGTTGTCATATCCAGCATCGCACGGTTTGACGTAAAGGCAGGCATGAACAAACCAATCAGCGTCCTAGAATACAAGCAGCTGTGTGGAAGGGCAGGACGGCCGCAGTATGACGACTTTGGGGAGGCGGTGATAGTAGGAAACTCCAATGCAGCAGACCTCATCGACTATTACATCAATGGAACCCCTGAGCCGATAACTTCGCAGCTTGCGGGGGACAAGGCGCTGCGCGTGCACATTCTAAGCCACATAGTGTCGCATCCTGGAATAAAAAACGAGGAGATCTTTGATTTTTTCTTAAAGACGCTTGCAGGAAAACAGACTCGAAAGAATACGCTAAAGTTTGCAATAGAGATTGCAAAAAAGTTCCTGCTAAATGAAAAGCTGATAATACAAAAAGGAGAGCGATTTGCATCTACTGAGTTTGGCAAAAAGGTCTCCATGCTATATGTAGATCCACTGACTGCGATTTACTTTAAGCGAAGCATAGAGGCCACATCTGAGAGCAGGAGGCACACGTTCGGATTCCTGCATCTTGTGACAAGCTCAGAGGAGTTCTTTCCAAAATTCTCGCTCCGCAACAAGGATCACGAGATCCTAAGCGTACTAATTGAGAACCATTCCTCGGAGCTAATCGAACGCATCTCCGAATACGACTGCTCCCGAAGCCTGCTTGCACTGCATTCGTGGATAAGCGAGTCATCTGAGGTACACATGTCAGATAACCTTGGCATCGAGTCAGGCGACATGCACAGGATGGCAGATATTGCAGACTGGCTGCTTTACTGCCTGTACGAGCTTGCAAAGCTGCTTGACAGGTCGGATCTTCTTGAGGAGATTGCCACTCTTAGAAAGAGGGTCGCCTACGGAATCAAAGAGGAACTCGTTGAGCTGACCCAGATACGCGGAATAGGACGTGTGCGCGCCCGTAAGCTGTACTCACACGGAATAAAGACGATCGAAGATCTCAAAAAGATTCCAGTGGACAAGCTGGCCGAAATTGACAAAATCGGCCCAACACTGGCAGATAATATTAAATCCCAACTGGCAAAAGTTAGGTAG
- a CDS encoding branched-chain amino acid transaminase, with amino-acid sequence MKLNVSKFVWFDGKLVTLERAKVPITTHAIHYGTSIFEGIRGYWNGKNLNIFRLDDHVKRFRRSGQFYSISLNYTDEQISNAMKSLCKKNKMRQSCYIRPFYFVGQYGINLHVTEDAPVHAAMFMFPFGDLFNKNGISAGISSWRKFSDQSTPPLAKMGGNYLNSILATQECKRNGYDEAIMLDLHGNISEAPGENIFMVKNNVLTTPPLSSSALDGITRDSVVRLAEDLNYTVKEEEITRGQIYTADEVFLTGTAAEIIPITQVDKKRIGTGKAGKITKEITSSYLDIVMDRNHNHADWITPVY; translated from the coding sequence ATGAAACTGAATGTTTCAAAGTTTGTCTGGTTCGACGGCAAACTGGTCACGCTTGAGCGAGCCAAGGTTCCAATCACCACACACGCCATACACTACGGCACATCAATTTTTGAGGGAATCCGCGGATACTGGAACGGAAAAAATCTTAACATTTTCAGACTGGACGACCACGTCAAGCGGTTCAGAAGATCAGGTCAGTTCTATTCCATTTCTCTAAACTATACAGACGAGCAGATATCCAACGCGATGAAGAGTTTGTGCAAAAAAAACAAGATGAGACAATCCTGTTACATTCGTCCTTTTTATTTCGTAGGCCAGTACGGGATAAACCTGCATGTAACTGAGGACGCACCAGTGCACGCTGCAATGTTCATGTTCCCGTTTGGCGATCTCTTTAACAAGAACGGAATCAGCGCAGGCATCTCGTCTTGGAGAAAGTTCAGCGACCAGTCCACGCCACCACTTGCAAAGATGGGTGGAAACTATCTCAATTCCATTCTTGCCACACAAGAATGCAAACGCAACGGATACGACGAGGCAATAATGCTGGACCTGCATGGAAACATAAGCGAGGCGCCAGGAGAAAACATATTCATGGTAAAGAACAACGTACTCACCACGCCACCGCTCAGCTCATCTGCACTTGACGGAATCACTCGTGACTCGGTAGTAAGGCTGGCAGAGGACCTGAACTACACAGTCAAAGAAGAAGAGATCACCCGCGGCCAGATATACACCGCAGACGAGGTCTTTCTCACAGGCACCGCCGCAGAGATAATCCCGATAACCCAGGTTGACAAAAAAAGGATCGGGACTGGCAAGGCAGGCAAAATTACAAAGGAGATAACATCCTCATATCTAGACATAGTAATGGATAGAAACCACAACCACGCAGATTGGATTACACCGGTGTATTAG
- a CDS encoding isocitrate lyase/PEP mutase family protein codes for MNTLRKLINGPKPLVIPGVYDAIGAKIAQKVGFDAMFQTGYGTSATLFGMPDYGFVGATETVENARRICRAVRVPVIVDSDTGYGNALSVWKLVNELEKAGAAGIFLEDQRWPKRCGHMAGKEVVEREEYVEKLQAAVDARKSKDFIIVARTDARATLGLDEAIERGRHYKKMGADVVFVEAPKSVDEMRKIGKSINAPLVANMIEGGATPIVSARELHKMGFKIILYPLSILYANTYATLQTLRELKKSGTTSKVRKNLVSFDEFNDIVELPKFRNLELRYKKSK; via the coding sequence TTGAATACCCTAAGGAAGCTCATCAACGGCCCAAAACCGCTGGTAATTCCCGGCGTCTATGACGCAATTGGTGCAAAGATTGCGCAAAAGGTCGGATTTGATGCGATGTTTCAAACAGGGTATGGAACGTCTGCGACTTTGTTTGGCATGCCAGACTATGGGTTTGTCGGCGCCACAGAGACTGTGGAAAATGCGCGAAGAATTTGCAGAGCAGTCAGAGTTCCAGTAATAGTCGATTCCGACACCGGTTATGGAAACGCGCTAAGTGTTTGGAAGCTCGTAAATGAGTTGGAAAAAGCCGGCGCTGCTGGAATCTTTTTGGAAGATCAGAGATGGCCAAAGCGATGCGGCCACATGGCAGGCAAGGAGGTGGTGGAAAGAGAGGAGTATGTAGAAAAGCTGCAGGCGGCAGTAGATGCAAGGAAGAGCAAGGACTTCATAATTGTGGCGCGCACCGACGCACGGGCCACTCTGGGCCTCGATGAGGCAATCGAGCGGGGCAGGCACTACAAAAAGATGGGTGCAGACGTAGTCTTTGTGGAGGCACCCAAGTCCGTCGACGAGATGAGAAAGATAGGCAAGTCAATCAACGCGCCGCTTGTTGCCAACATGATAGAAGGTGGAGCAACGCCAATAGTTTCTGCAAGGGAGCTGCACAAAATGGGCTTTAAGATAATCCTGTACCCTCTGTCCATCCTGTATGCAAATACATACGCGACGCTTCAGACGCTAAGGGAGCTAAAAAAGTCAGGCACCACGTCCAAGGTACGCAAGAACTTGGTCAGCTTTGACGAATTTAACGACATCGTGGAGCTGCCAAAATTCCGGAATCTTGAGCTGCGCTACAAAAAGTCAAAATAA
- a CDS encoding acyltransferase has protein sequence MVTNFISEKAKIGKNVKIWHFAYVGDNTMIGDNVKIGSLAHVDYNVVIGDNTMIEGLVYIPPLSRIGRNVFIGPSATLTNDPYPPSEKMIGVTIKDGAVIGSRAVIKAGVTIGENSVVAMGAVVTKDVPDNTVVVGVPAKQRYSREEYDRKQKKWKS, from the coding sequence TTGGTCACCAACTTTATTTCAGAAAAGGCAAAGATTGGAAAGAACGTAAAGATCTGGCACTTTGCATATGTTGGAGACAACACCATGATTGGCGACAACGTCAAGATAGGCTCACTTGCGCATGTCGATTATAATGTCGTGATCGGAGACAACACCATGATTGAGGGACTGGTGTACATTCCGCCGCTTTCAAGGATAGGAAGAAACGTCTTCATCGGACCTTCTGCCACGCTCACAAACGACCCATATCCGCCAAGCGAGAAGATGATAGGAGTCACAATCAAGGACGGTGCAGTGATTGGCTCACGCGCAGTCATTAAGGCAGGAGTAACTATTGGGGAAAACAGCGTAGTTGCAATGGGGGCAGTCGTGACAAAGGACGTCCCAGACAACACTGTGGTAGTCGGGGTGCCTGCCAAGCAGAGATATTCGCGTGAGGAATACGACAGAAAGCAGAAAAAGTGGAAGTCCTAG
- a CDS encoding Gfo/Idh/MocA family protein: MKVAQIGVGGWGKNHARVLSQLGVLSAVCDADAARAKDAADKYGVNQYNSIDKMIESENVDAVFICTPTSTHFDIATKMIQMKKSVFIEKPMTYKSEEGVRLLELAKKNNVLLTCGYIERFNPAVETVKNFVKSKKYGDLIMLEFHRENRMPLHIKDVGIIYDTAVHDIDTAMWLFDDTPEVVFARSGKIRHEHEDFATIMLGFKDNKVAIISSNWITPARVRHFNAVCTEGIISADFISQEVRIEKDKGSEIPRNEKAEPLTLEIKNFLGAVESKNALRVRPEDALNVTKIAEAALLSSQKGVPIYLELK, from the coding sequence TTGAAGGTAGCACAAATAGGAGTGGGCGGATGGGGTAAAAACCACGCAAGGGTGCTTTCCCAGTTGGGCGTGCTGAGCGCAGTATGCGACGCAGATGCGGCAAGAGCAAAGGACGCCGCAGACAAGTACGGCGTTAACCAGTACAATTCCATTGACAAGATGATAGAATCAGAAAACGTTGACGCGGTATTCATCTGCACTCCGACTTCGACCCATTTTGACATCGCCACAAAGATGATTCAAATGAAAAAAAGTGTCTTCATTGAAAAACCAATGACTTACAAGTCAGAGGAGGGAGTAAGGTTGCTTGAGCTCGCAAAAAAGAACAATGTATTACTTACATGCGGCTACATTGAAAGGTTCAATCCGGCAGTAGAGACCGTCAAGAATTTTGTAAAGTCAAAAAAATATGGCGATCTCATCATGCTAGAGTTTCACCGCGAGAACAGGATGCCGTTGCACATAAAGGACGTCGGTATAATTTACGACACGGCAGTACACGACATAGACACTGCAATGTGGCTCTTTGATGACACGCCCGAGGTGGTCTTTGCAAGATCAGGAAAGATAAGGCACGAGCACGAGGACTTTGCCACGATAATGCTCGGCTTCAAAGACAACAAGGTTGCTATAATATCGTCAAATTGGATCACACCGGCCCGCGTAAGGCACTTTAATGCGGTGTGCACCGAGGGGATAATTTCAGCGGACTTTATCTCTCAGGAGGTAAGAATCGAAAAGGACAAAGGCTCCGAGATACCCCGAAACGAGAAGGCAGAGCCGCTCACACTTGAGATAAAGAACTTTCTTGGCGCAGTGGAATCAAAGAACGCACTTAGGGTAAGGCCCGAGGATGCATTAAATGTGACAAAAATCGCAGAAGCAGCGTTGCTTTCAAGCCAGAAGGGAGTTCCAATATACCTGGAGCTAAAATGA
- a CDS encoding succinate dehydrogenase/fumarate reductase flavoprotein subunit, with the protein MVDSLEYDLIIVGSGLAGLRAAIEAAKVSSTLKIGVVSKVQVMRSHSVSAEGGTAAVLFEEEGDNIESHIYDTVKGSDFLADQDVAERLCKEMPREVYQMEHWGMPWSRRKDGRIAQRNFGGYSYPRATFASDKVGFFEMQTLYDTCQKFDNISFLNEWFVTSIIHDGQQFMGVTAIELSSGTFYAIKAKSLIISTGGAGRIYSFSTYALSSTPDGLDMAFRAGLALKDMEFVQFHPTGILPSGILITEGARGEGGYLLNKDGERFMKKYAPSKMELAPRDIVSRAIMSEIKEGRGFKHETGVDCMKLDLRHVGDEVIREKLGAIREISIKFSGIDPSEEPLDIRPVCHYMMGGIHTNIDGATELKGVWASGEAACNSVHGANRLGANSTSECIVWGKITGALAAKHALESKHTSQFPHHLVTLEEKRIYDGIFRGQGEHNPYEVRQELTDIMNDKAYVFRTESDLVEGLKKLQDLRTKTWKHVDDKAKEYNTNFSNVMELDSMFRVAEVVLIGAINRRESRGSHARLDYPNRDDANFLHHTLAYYDPKGPIMKKHPVTITKYQPVERKY; encoded by the coding sequence ATGGTTGATTCATTAGAGTATGATCTGATTATTGTCGGATCTGGTCTTGCGGGCCTGCGTGCGGCAATTGAGGCAGCCAAGGTCAGTTCGACGCTCAAGATTGGAGTGGTATCTAAAGTTCAGGTAATGCGTTCGCATTCTGTATCGGCAGAAGGTGGCACTGCAGCAGTACTGTTTGAGGAGGAAGGCGACAACATCGAGTCGCACATTTACGACACGGTCAAGGGAAGTGACTTTCTTGCGGACCAGGATGTCGCAGAACGATTGTGCAAGGAGATGCCGCGCGAGGTTTACCAGATGGAACACTGGGGCATGCCGTGGTCAAGAAGAAAAGACGGGAGAATAGCGCAGAGAAACTTTGGCGGTTACAGCTATCCGCGGGCAACCTTTGCGTCTGACAAGGTCGGCTTTTTTGAAATGCAGACTCTATATGACACGTGCCAGAAATTTGACAACATTTCATTTCTCAACGAGTGGTTTGTAACAAGTATCATCCACGACGGCCAGCAGTTCATGGGAGTTACCGCAATAGAGCTTTCGTCCGGCACGTTTTACGCAATCAAGGCAAAGTCGTTGATAATCTCGACTGGTGGAGCAGGACGAATTTACAGCTTTTCAACATATGCGCTGTCATCGACACCTGACGGACTGGACATGGCATTCCGCGCAGGTCTTGCACTAAAGGACATGGAGTTCGTCCAGTTCCACCCGACCGGAATCCTGCCTTCTGGAATCCTGATAACGGAGGGTGCAAGGGGTGAGGGCGGATACCTGCTGAACAAGGACGGGGAGAGGTTCATGAAGAAATACGCGCCAAGCAAGATGGAACTTGCGCCAAGAGACATAGTGTCTCGCGCAATAATGTCTGAGATTAAGGAGGGCCGCGGCTTCAAGCATGAGACTGGCGTAGACTGCATGAAGCTGGACTTGCGACATGTTGGCGACGAGGTGATTCGAGAAAAGCTTGGGGCAATTCGAGAAATAAGCATCAAGTTTTCTGGAATCGATCCGTCGGAGGAGCCACTTGACATCCGACCCGTATGCCACTATATGATGGGGGGGATACACACCAACATTGACGGCGCAACCGAACTAAAGGGCGTGTGGGCTTCAGGTGAGGCTGCATGCAACAGCGTCCACGGCGCAAACCGACTTGGGGCAAACTCCACATCAGAGTGCATCGTGTGGGGAAAGATAACCGGCGCACTGGCAGCAAAACATGCACTAGAATCAAAGCACACATCGCAATTTCCGCATCACCTAGTCACGCTGGAGGAAAAAAGAATCTATGATGGGATATTTAGGGGCCAGGGAGAACACAACCCATACGAGGTAAGACAAGAACTCACGGACATCATGAATGACAAGGCGTATGTCTTTAGGACTGAAAGCGATCTTGTGGAGGGGCTCAAAAAGTTACAGGACCTGAGAACCAAGACGTGGAAGCATGTGGACGACAAGGCCAAGGAATACAACACAAACTTTAGCAACGTAATGGAGCTTGATTCGATGTTCCGAGTTGCGGAGGTGGTGCTGATTGGCGCAATCAACCGACGCGAATCCAGGGGATCGCATGCAAGACTCGACTATCCGAATAGGGATGATGCAAACTTTTTACACCACACGCTAGCATACTATGATCCAAAAGGTCCAATTATGAAAAAACATCCAGTCACGATAACAAAATATCAACCAGTGGAGCGAAAATACTAG
- a CDS encoding HEAT repeat domain-containing protein, translating to MPSIEEVSKVFKSDSKEEKIRIIESLSDSSNFEIINLLVSKLDDADIQVRGEAFSALMLNKNDISDILIENLKNQSKNIRGYSALVLANRNSKKAIPEIIQLAEDQSAMVRTCAIGALGHLRASEGAAAIKRCLGDHNIEVKKSAIKSAIDIGDKGLLAELAHLSGKDDPEIRHLLARGKQLSGPGGI from the coding sequence ATGCCCTCAATTGAGGAAGTCAGCAAGGTCTTCAAGTCAGATTCAAAAGAAGAAAAAATTAGAATCATAGAATCACTCTCAGACTCGAGTAATTTTGAGATAATCAACTTGCTTGTTTCCAAGCTTGATGACGCAGATATCCAAGTGCGAGGCGAGGCATTCAGCGCATTAATGCTAAACAAAAACGACATATCCGACATTTTGATTGAGAATCTGAAAAACCAGAGCAAGAATATACGGGGCTACTCTGCGCTTGTTCTGGCAAACAGGAACAGCAAAAAGGCAATACCGGAGATAATCCAGCTTGCAGAAGATCAGAGCGCAATGGTCAGAACCTGCGCCATTGGCGCCTTGGGGCACCTTAGGGCGTCTGAGGGTGCGGCTGCAATAAAGAGGTGTCTTGGGGACCACAACATTGAGGTGAAGAAAAGCGCAATAAAGTCCGCAATAGATATTGGCGACAAAGGACTCCTCGCAGAACTTGCCCACCTCTCAGGCAAGGATGATCCCGAGATCAGGCACCTGCTGGCACGTGGAAAACAACTAAGTGGACCGGGAGGGATTTGA
- a CDS encoding Trm112 family protein, translated as MNKKMIDILVCPLDKHFPLEMFEVKSSEPAVIEGSLYCTECNRFYPIIEEIPIMLPDELRDKKQDVEFLERNKDALPQKIIKHARPWHL; from the coding sequence ATGAACAAAAAGATGATAGACATCCTAGTATGTCCACTTGACAAGCACTTTCCGCTGGAGATGTTCGAAGTAAAGTCAAGCGAGCCGGCTGTTATAGAGGGCTCTCTGTACTGTACAGAATGCAACAGGTTCTACCCAATAATCGAGGAGATACCAATCATGTTGCCAGACGAGTTGAGGGACAAAAAGCAGGACGTGGAATTCCTTGAGAGAAACAAGGATGCACTACCTCAAAAAATAATTAAGCATGCAAGACCATGGCATCTGTGA
- a CDS encoding PadR family transcriptional regulator: MTGEWFQRVASSVPRGFSRYYILELLAAKPYTGKEIINAAIEQSDGKWKPSPGLIYPLLGRLLDEGLIEESKDGKYQITKKGRATADDLDAINKIVKNQLDVLMRVKNVSKFVVIDLIERMSMMGGILSQNAARMTKDETQKYRKFLESEIYKLDEQEKQGKDIKID, from the coding sequence ATGACCGGCGAGTGGTTCCAGCGAGTTGCAAGCTCCGTGCCAAGGGGCTTCTCAAGGTATTACATTTTGGAGTTGCTTGCAGCCAAGCCGTACACTGGAAAAGAAATAATCAATGCTGCAATAGAGCAGAGCGACGGAAAATGGAAGCCGTCACCGGGGTTGATCTATCCGCTCTTAGGCAGGCTGCTTGATGAGGGACTCATTGAGGAGAGCAAGGACGGCAAGTATCAGATCACAAAGAAGGGGCGGGCCACTGCAGACGACCTGGATGCAATAAACAAGATTGTAAAGAACCAGCTGGATGTTCTAATGCGAGTCAAGAACGTCAGCAAGTTTGTCGTAATCGACCTCATAGAACGAATGAGCATGATGGGCGGCATACTGAGCCAGAATGCGGCAAGGATGACAAAGGACGAGACTCAAAAATACCGCAAGTTCCTCGAGTCAGAGATTTACAAGCTGGACGAGCAGGAAAAGCAGGGAAAAGACATCAAAATAGACTAA
- a CDS encoding DNA-binding protein: MSSENRDVIFIGKKPLMAYVTSTLIQLANLPSVHIKARGLSIGRAVDVAQIISRKTENAGYSIGQIKIGSEQLESKDGKSRNVSTIEIEVKRNS; this comes from the coding sequence ATGTCCAGCGAAAACAGAGACGTAATTTTCATTGGCAAGAAACCTTTGATGGCGTACGTAACATCGACGCTAATTCAATTGGCCAACTTGCCATCAGTGCATATCAAAGCCAGAGGACTCAGCATCGGACGTGCAGTAGACGTCGCACAAATCATTTCAAGAAAGACAGAAAATGCTGGATACTCTATTGGCCAAATAAAGATAGGCTCTGAACAACTCGAATCAAAAGACGGTAAGTCCAGAAACGTATCGACAATTGAAATTGAGGTAAAGAGAAATTCCTAA
- a CDS encoding FAD-binding oxidoreductase codes for MVVENKATVTYVQLLKEDLAIFRLVPNDGVIPDYKAGQFITVGMHVPSEGKVIRRAYSIASHPENKKFIELVIRWVRKPLPGRLTTQLFNAKEGDEVTWIRPTGAALLINDKLPNGQKDERRIVCLGGGTGIAPFVSFAQHLHDTGDKREIVVLHGASYVDELSYKQLFTDLEIESLDKGRDKWNFRYRAAISRPQEWFNRSWSGQTGRVETFLRSKDGEPSPLEQLIGERVTPQNTTFYICGWQGTIDGCMDYLGAKGFVTERNKRQDGSFEVKYESYG; via the coding sequence GTGGTAGTAGAGAATAAAGCGACGGTAACTTATGTTCAATTACTAAAAGAAGATTTAGCCATTTTCAGACTGGTGCCAAACGACGGAGTCATTCCAGACTACAAAGCAGGTCAGTTCATAACAGTTGGAATGCATGTGCCAAGCGAGGGCAAGGTAATCAGGAGGGCTTACTCCATCGCATCACACCCAGAGAACAAGAAATTCATAGAGCTTGTAATAAGATGGGTCAGAAAACCGCTGCCTGGTAGACTCACCACACAGCTGTTCAACGCAAAGGAGGGCGACGAGGTGACTTGGATCAGGCCCACTGGCGCAGCCTTGTTGATTAATGACAAGCTTCCGAACGGACAAAAGGACGAGAGAAGAATCGTCTGCCTTGGCGGAGGAACTGGAATTGCCCCGTTTGTCAGCTTCGCACAGCACCTGCACGACACAGGTGACAAAAGAGAGATAGTAGTACTACATGGCGCAAGCTATGTGGACGAATTAAGCTACAAGCAATTGTTTACAGATTTAGAGATTGAGAGTCTTGACAAGGGTAGGGACAAGTGGAACTTCCGCTACCGTGCCGCAATCAGCAGACCGCAGGAATGGTTCAACAGATCATGGAGCGGTCAGACGGGAAGAGTTGAGACATTCCTCAGATCCAAAGATGGAGAGCCATCTCCGCTGGAACAGCTAATAGGTGAGCGAGTCACCCCGCAAAACACGACATTTTACATATGTGGCTGGCAGGGAACCATCGACGGTTGTATGGATTACCTTGGGGCAAAGGGATTTGTCACAGAGAGAAACAAGCGTCAAGACGGAAGCTTTGAAGTCAAGTACGAGTCGTACGGATAA